In Thermococcus camini, a genomic segment contains:
- a CDS encoding amidohydrolase family protein, producing the protein MSILIKNGRVIYGEDFEVVKADVLIEGNRIAKVAKDINEAADTVIDAKGRVVSPGFINLHTHSPMGLFRGLADDLPLMDWLQNHIWPREAKLTREYTKVGAYLGALEMIKTGTTAFLDMYFFMDAVAEAVLDSGLRGYLSYGMIDLGDPEKTGKEIKEALRTMEFIEKLNSERVHFVFGPHAPYTCSIALLKEVRKLANEHGKLITIHVSETMAEIGQISERYGKSPVVLLDEIGFLGRDVIIAHGVWLDSRDIQILARHGVTVAHNPGSNMKLASGVMPLQRLLNAGVNVGLGTDGSASNNNLDMLDEMKLAALLHKVHNLDPTVADAKTVFRMATLNGARALRLNAGVMKEGYLADIAIIDFNQPHLRPINNVISHLVYSASGSDVETTIVDGKILMLDREVLTLDEEKLLDEAEKTIEKLV; encoded by the coding sequence ATGAGTATTCTCATCAAAAACGGCCGCGTTATCTACGGGGAGGACTTTGAGGTCGTCAAGGCCGACGTTCTCATCGAGGGAAACCGCATTGCCAAGGTTGCCAAGGATATAAACGAGGCCGCCGATACCGTCATCGATGCGAAGGGAAGGGTCGTTTCCCCAGGTTTCATAAACCTGCATACCCACTCCCCGATGGGCCTCTTCCGCGGTCTCGCCGACGATTTGCCCCTCATGGACTGGCTCCAGAACCACATATGGCCACGTGAGGCGAAGCTCACTCGCGAATACACCAAGGTTGGAGCATACCTCGGCGCGCTGGAGATGATAAAGACCGGTACCACGGCTTTCCTCGACATGTACTTCTTCATGGACGCCGTTGCGGAGGCCGTTCTTGACTCCGGGCTGAGGGGCTACCTCTCCTATGGGATGATAGACCTCGGCGACCCCGAGAAGACGGGGAAGGAGATAAAGGAGGCCCTCCGCACGATGGAGTTCATCGAGAAGCTCAACTCGGAAAGGGTTCACTTCGTCTTCGGGCCGCACGCCCCTTACACCTGCTCTATAGCCCTGCTCAAGGAGGTAAGGAAGCTGGCGAACGAGCACGGCAAGCTCATCACTATCCACGTCAGCGAGACGATGGCCGAGATAGGCCAGATAAGCGAGCGCTACGGAAAGAGCCCCGTTGTTCTCCTCGACGAGATAGGCTTCCTGGGGAGGGACGTCATCATAGCCCATGGCGTCTGGCTCGACAGCAGGGACATACAGATACTCGCGAGGCACGGCGTTACGGTAGCCCACAACCCCGGCTCAAACATGAAGCTCGCGAGCGGTGTAATGCCCCTCCAGAGGCTCCTGAACGCGGGTGTGAACGTTGGCCTCGGCACCGATGGGAGCGCAAGCAACAACAACCTCGACATGCTCGACGAGATGAAGCTAGCCGCTCTGCTCCACAAGGTTCACAACCTCGATCCAACGGTTGCCGATGCTAAAACTGTCTTCAGGATGGCGACTCTCAATGGGGCCAGAGCTTTGCGCCTCAACGCCGGGGTCATGAAGGAGGGCTACCTGGCGGACATAGCAATCATCGACTTCAACCAGCCCCACTTGAGGCCGATTAACAACGTTATAAGCCACCTAGTATACTCGGCCAGCGGCAGCGACGTCGAGACGACGATAGTCGACGGAAAAATCCTCATGCTCGACCGCGAGGTCTTAACGCTCGACGAGGAGAAACTCCTTGATGAGGCCGAAAAAACGATAGAGAAGCTGGTCTAG
- a CDS encoding S-methyl-5'-thioadenosine phosphorylase, giving the protein MPKIGIIGGSGVYGVFEPKETVKVHTPYGRPSAPVEIGEIEGVEVAFIPRHGKHHEFPPHEVPYRANIWALKELGVERVIGVTAVGSLREEYKPGDIVITDQFIDFTKKRDYTFYNGPRVAHVSMADPFCPEMRKIFYETAKELGFPVHENGTYVCIEGPRFSTRAESFMFRQYAHIIGMTLVPEVNLARELGMCYVNIATVTDYDVWADKPVDAQEVLKVMKENNYKVQELLKKAIPRIPEERKCSCGEVLKTMFV; this is encoded by the coding sequence ATGCCGAAGATAGGTATCATCGGTGGTTCCGGTGTTTACGGCGTCTTCGAGCCGAAAGAGACGGTGAAGGTTCACACGCCCTACGGCAGGCCTTCGGCTCCAGTGGAGATAGGAGAAATCGAGGGTGTTGAGGTTGCCTTTATCCCGAGACACGGCAAGCACCACGAGTTCCCGCCCCATGAGGTTCCCTATCGCGCGAACATCTGGGCGCTCAAAGAGCTCGGCGTTGAGAGGGTCATCGGTGTTACGGCTGTGGGCTCGCTCCGGGAGGAGTACAAACCGGGGGACATCGTCATAACCGACCAGTTCATCGACTTCACCAAAAAGAGGGACTACACCTTCTACAACGGGCCGCGCGTTGCCCACGTTTCCATGGCCGACCCCTTCTGCCCGGAGATGAGGAAGATATTCTACGAGACGGCGAAGGAGCTCGGCTTTCCGGTCCATGAAAATGGCACCTACGTCTGCATCGAGGGGCCGAGGTTCTCAACGCGCGCTGAGAGCTTCATGTTCAGGCAGTATGCCCACATCATTGGCATGACGCTCGTTCCTGAGGTAAACCTAGCCAGGGAGCTCGGCATGTGCTACGTCAACATAGCGACCGTTACCGACTACGACGTCTGGGCTGACAAGCCCGTCGATGCACAGGAAGTGCTCAAGGTGATGAAGGAAAACAACTACAAGGTCCAGGAACTGCTCAAGAAGGCCATCCCGAGGATTCCAGAGGAGAGGAAGTGCAGCTGTGGGGAGGTTCTCAAGACGATGTTCGTGTGA
- the nucS gene encoding endonuclease NucS, whose protein sequence is MSKVEAVQNPSRDELMRMVDSALSSEAMLTILARCKVHYDGRAKSELGSGDRVIIIKPDGAFLIHQSRKREPVNWQPPGSFVTVEERDGILVLRSVRRKPKEILEVELEEVYMISLFRAEDYEELALTGSEAEMAEMIFKNPELIEPGFKPLFREKQIGHGIVDILGRDKNGNLVVLELKRRKADLHAVSQLKRYVEALKKEHSKVRGILVAPSLTSGAKRLLEKEGLEFRKVEPPKREKLGKGRQKTLF, encoded by the coding sequence ATGTCAAAGGTTGAGGCCGTTCAGAACCCCTCCCGCGATGAACTCATGAGGATGGTCGATTCCGCCCTGTCATCCGAGGCAATGCTGACGATATTAGCCCGATGTAAGGTTCACTACGATGGAAGGGCTAAGAGCGAGCTCGGCTCCGGCGACAGGGTGATAATAATCAAGCCGGACGGCGCTTTTCTCATCCATCAGAGCAGGAAGAGGGAACCCGTCAACTGGCAGCCGCCGGGGAGCTTCGTAACGGTTGAGGAGCGCGATGGGATTCTAGTCCTCCGCTCTGTCCGGCGAAAGCCGAAGGAAATACTTGAAGTCGAGCTTGAGGAAGTCTATATGATCTCCCTGTTCAGGGCTGAGGACTACGAGGAGCTCGCTTTAACGGGCAGCGAGGCCGAGATGGCGGAGATGATATTTAAGAATCCCGAACTCATTGAGCCGGGCTTCAAGCCCCTCTTCAGGGAGAAGCAGATCGGCCACGGCATAGTGGACATCCTAGGGCGCGATAAGAACGGAAACCTCGTCGTCCTTGAGCTGAAGCGCAGGAAAGCTGATTTGCATGCCGTAAGCCAGCTGAAGCGCTACGTTGAGGCACTTAAAAAGGAGCACTCAAAGGTTAGGGGAATCCTCGTGGCTCCTTCTCTCACTTCGGGGGCGAAGAGGCTCCTTGAAAAGGAGGGCCTTGAGTTCAGGAAGGTTGAGCCGCCGAAGAGGGAAAAGCTCGGGAAGGGCAGGCAGAAAACCCTGTTTTAG
- the radA gene encoding DNA repair and recombination protein RadA — translation MPRKKKAEDEIKELEEFEELDVVEESPSSSTKKKKEKEIKTLEDLPGVGPATAEKLREAGYDSIEAIAVASPMELKEIAGISEGAALKIIQAAREAANIGTFMRADEYLERRSTIGKISTGSKSLDKLLGGGIETQAITEVFGEFGSGKCFAKDTKVYYENDTLVHFETIEEMYEKYRALGGEVSFDTGFAVPLETVSVYTFDPATGEIKRTKASYLYRERVRKILHLNLSRGRKLRITAVHPVLVFRNGLQWVRAGELREGDVVVGIRRVPANSLEVPEAKAYFLGLFVAEGTSNPLSITTSSEKLRDFIVEFIRKYDGYDPTVEMRRGLYRILLRKKTAEWLGGIAASTAETKSVPEEILNGDEGTIVSFLAGYLDGDGHIADSHVEFTTKSKDLMEGIVFLLKRLGISPSVSEKVINGETYYRIFITGEDRASFSSVLEVSLIKNSELPGGGVGRYPPAVARYLSALYSEFRLPKRDGETAYHILTRSKNVWFTERTLERISDYFRDALNRLELTKKAIENGEKPELPFPWTVLRKYGFTDRQISNYRTRGLPKREPLGDRVVSALLSEIEEHERIARKAIEFIELVKKLEFYEVKSVELVEYNDWVYDLVVPETHNFIAPNGLVLHNTQLAHTLAVMVQLPGEEGGLHGSVVWIDTENTFRPERIRQIAEARGLDPDETLKNIYVARAFNSNHQMLLVERAEEIIKEKAETDRPVKLLVVDSLMAHFRSEYVGRGTLAERQQKLAKHLADLHRIADLYDIAVFVTNQVQAKPDAFFGDPTRPVGGHILAHSATLRIYLRKGKAGKRVARLIDSPHLPEGEAIFRITDKGAED, via the coding sequence ATGCCAAGGAAGAAGAAGGCTGAGGATGAAATAAAAGAGCTCGAAGAGTTTGAGGAGCTCGATGTCGTTGAGGAGTCCCCATCAAGCTCAACCAAGAAAAAGAAGGAGAAAGAGATAAAGACCCTTGAAGACCTCCCAGGCGTTGGTCCAGCCACTGCTGAAAAGCTCCGCGAGGCTGGTTACGACAGCATCGAGGCCATAGCCGTTGCCTCTCCGATGGAACTTAAGGAGATCGCGGGAATAAGTGAAGGTGCAGCGCTCAAGATAATCCAGGCCGCAAGGGAAGCGGCAAACATAGGGACCTTCATGCGCGCTGACGAGTACCTGGAGAGGAGGAGCACCATCGGCAAGATCTCCACTGGAAGCAAGAGCCTCGATAAGCTCCTCGGTGGTGGTATTGAGACCCAGGCGATAACAGAGGTCTTCGGTGAGTTCGGTAGCGGGAAGTGCTTTGCCAAGGATACAAAAGTTTACTACGAGAACGATACTCTCGTTCACTTTGAGACTATTGAGGAGATGTACGAGAAGTACAGGGCCTTGGGCGGGGAAGTTTCCTTCGACACTGGCTTTGCGGTTCCACTGGAAACCGTCAGCGTCTACACTTTTGATCCTGCGACCGGAGAAATAAAGCGCACTAAGGCATCTTATCTGTATCGCGAGCGGGTCAGGAAAATACTTCATCTTAACCTCTCTCGGGGACGGAAGCTCAGGATAACCGCAGTTCATCCTGTTCTTGTCTTTAGAAACGGCCTTCAGTGGGTTCGTGCTGGGGAGCTCAGGGAAGGCGACGTTGTGGTCGGGATCCGCAGGGTTCCTGCAAATTCCCTGGAAGTTCCAGAGGCGAAGGCGTACTTCCTCGGTCTCTTTGTCGCTGAGGGTACATCCAACCCGCTCTCGATAACAACGTCCTCGGAGAAGCTCAGGGATTTCATAGTGGAGTTCATCAGGAAGTACGACGGCTACGACCCCACCGTTGAGATGAGACGCGGCCTTTACCGGATACTCCTTAGGAAGAAGACCGCCGAGTGGCTCGGCGGCATCGCGGCGTCAACGGCCGAGACAAAATCCGTTCCAGAGGAAATACTCAACGGTGACGAGGGTACGATAGTAAGCTTCCTCGCCGGCTACCTCGACGGTGATGGCCACATTGCGGATTCTCACGTCGAGTTCACTACAAAGAGCAAAGACCTTATGGAAGGCATCGTTTTCCTGCTGAAGCGTCTTGGAATCTCCCCCTCGGTCTCAGAGAAGGTCATAAACGGAGAAACCTACTACAGGATTTTCATAACTGGTGAGGACAGGGCTTCCTTCAGCTCTGTTCTTGAGGTTTCCCTCATCAAGAACTCGGAGCTACCCGGGGGCGGCGTTGGTCGTTATCCCCCAGCAGTGGCCAGGTACCTCTCTGCCCTTTACTCTGAATTCAGGTTGCCAAAGAGGGATGGTGAAACTGCATACCACATTCTGACACGCAGTAAGAACGTCTGGTTCACCGAGAGAACCCTTGAAAGGATCTCTGACTACTTCAGGGATGCTCTCAACAGGCTTGAACTCACAAAGAAAGCAATTGAAAACGGGGAGAAACCAGAGCTTCCGTTCCCGTGGACGGTTCTCAGGAAGTATGGCTTTACCGATAGGCAGATTTCGAACTACCGTACGAGAGGACTTCCAAAGCGCGAACCCCTTGGGGATAGGGTGGTCTCGGCTCTTCTGAGTGAGATTGAAGAGCACGAGAGGATTGCCAGAAAAGCCATTGAATTTATTGAGCTCGTCAAAAAGCTGGAGTTCTACGAGGTAAAGTCCGTTGAACTGGTTGAATACAACGACTGGGTCTACGACCTCGTTGTTCCAGAGACACACAACTTCATAGCCCCGAACGGCCTCGTCCTCCACAACACCCAGCTGGCGCACACCCTCGCGGTGATGGTTCAGCTCCCGGGGGAGGAGGGAGGCCTTCACGGCTCTGTCGTTTGGATAGACACCGAGAACACCTTCAGGCCGGAGAGAATAAGACAGATAGCCGAGGCCAGGGGCCTCGACCCCGACGAGACGCTCAAGAACATTTACGTGGCCAGGGCCTTCAACAGCAACCACCAGATGCTCCTAGTCGAGAGGGCCGAGGAGATAATCAAGGAGAAGGCCGAGACGGACAGGCCGGTCAAGCTCCTTGTCGTCGATTCCCTAATGGCCCACTTCAGGAGCGAGTACGTCGGCAGGGGAACGCTGGCGGAGAGGCAGCAGAAGCTGGCCAAGCACCTCGCCGACCTGCACCGCATTGCTGACCTCTACGACATAGCTGTCTTCGTCACCAACCAGGTACAAGCCAAACCGGATGCCTTTTTCGGCGACCCGACGAGGCCCGTCGGCGGCCACATCCTCGCCCACAGCGCGACCCTTAGGATTTACCTGAGGAAGGGCAAGGCCGGCAAGCGCGTCGCCAGGCTCATAGACAGCCCGCACCTTCCAGAGGGTGAGGCGATCTTCAGGATAACCGACAAGGGCGCCGAGGACTGA
- a CDS encoding DUF473 domain-containing protein, with protein sequence MEAITLAGIARRVLDELLRSPYKTLEIRGARNVIALERARELGRVFLTYETFQDVTVGTEGLLAEILRLESMEQRIPWEESDEREVTVCRAQVRLLGLGRIVEVRKRNTVLVVRVREMLPQEMDIG encoded by the coding sequence ATGGAGGCGATAACCCTCGCCGGAATTGCGAGACGGGTTCTTGATGAGCTTTTGAGGAGCCCGTACAAGACCCTGGAGATAAGGGGCGCGAGGAACGTTATCGCGCTTGAAAGGGCCCGCGAGCTCGGGAGGGTCTTCCTCACCTACGAGACTTTCCAAGACGTCACCGTGGGTACTGAGGGACTCCTCGCGGAGATACTCCGCCTGGAGAGCATGGAGCAGAGGATTCCATGGGAGGAGAGCGACGAGAGGGAAGTGACCGTGTGCAGGGCGCAGGTGAGGCTTCTGGGCCTCGGCAGGATAGTTGAGGTGAGGAAGAGGAACACGGTGCTGGTGGTCAGGGTTCGCGAGATGCTGCCACAGGAGATGGACATAGGCTAA
- a CDS encoding proteasome assembly chaperone family protein, with translation MDNGGPVKIVLPEIRNPILIEGYPGIGLVGHIAANFLAKELGMEMIGYVESPFIPPMALILEGKPNPPLRFYGKGNLILAMADIYVPPTLVSEIARELVKYLKEMGAEKVVSLGGIGIGFFKERMDVWGVGARAELNRELENLGVKILQYGSIMGMSGKLLWEASKEKLDAYVLLGETFGDRPDPRAAANVIEILKKLTPIEVSTEPLIKEAEMIEAQLRKMHEQMEQARRKAEKQYESIYL, from the coding sequence ATGGACAACGGGGGGCCTGTGAAGATAGTGCTCCCGGAGATAAGGAATCCTATACTGATAGAGGGCTACCCAGGGATAGGCCTGGTTGGCCACATAGCGGCCAACTTCTTGGCGAAAGAGCTCGGAATGGAGATGATAGGCTACGTGGAAAGTCCGTTCATCCCGCCCATGGCGCTGATCCTCGAAGGAAAGCCCAACCCCCCGCTGAGGTTCTACGGGAAGGGCAACCTGATACTGGCCATGGCGGACATCTACGTGCCCCCAACCCTCGTGAGCGAGATAGCCCGGGAGCTCGTGAAGTACCTAAAGGAAATGGGCGCAGAGAAGGTGGTGTCCCTAGGGGGCATCGGGATAGGCTTTTTCAAGGAGAGAATGGACGTCTGGGGCGTTGGAGCAAGGGCAGAGCTGAACAGGGAGCTTGAGAACCTGGGAGTGAAAATCCTCCAGTACGGTTCCATTATGGGCATGAGCGGGAAGCTCCTCTGGGAGGCGAGCAAGGAGAAACTCGACGCCTACGTTTTGCTCGGCGAGACCTTCGGGGACAGACCCGACCCAAGGGCAGCGGCGAACGTCATAGAGATCCTCAAGAAGCTGACGCCAATAGAGGTCTCAACGGAGCCGCTCATCAAGGAGGCGGAGATGATAGAGGCCCAGCTGAGGAAGATGCACGAGCAGATGGAGCAGGCGAGGAGAAAGGCCGAGAAGCAGTACGAGAGCATCTACCTGTGA
- a CDS encoding thermonuclease family protein has product MKKVALVAALVFISVLLIPFASAYEFQAYGYVTKVVDGDTVWFHSYYGYRAGETFKIRFADINAPEIYTDEGKESKAALEWLFDTYGHYVYLDVDDVYGTDRYGRVVAVVYLPFWYYGYALNVNEWLVESGYANIWDHYNEFNPYSWSLWVPI; this is encoded by the coding sequence ATGAAGAAGGTTGCTTTAGTTGCTGCCTTGGTGTTCATTTCAGTGCTCCTGATTCCTTTTGCCAGCGCCTACGAGTTCCAGGCCTATGGGTACGTCACAAAGGTCGTCGATGGCGACACCGTGTGGTTCCACTCCTACTACGGCTACAGGGCTGGAGAAACCTTCAAGATCCGCTTTGCCGACATAAACGCGCCCGAGATATACACCGATGAAGGCAAGGAATCGAAGGCCGCCCTGGAGTGGCTCTTTGACACCTACGGCCACTACGTTTACCTCGACGTCGATGATGTCTACGGAACCGACCGCTACGGCAGGGTCGTTGCCGTCGTCTATCTCCCGTTCTGGTACTACGGCTACGCTTTAAACGTCAATGAGTGGCTCGTCGAGAGTGGCTACGCGAACATCTGGGACCACTACAACGAGTTCAACCCCTACTCCTGGAGCCTCTGGGTTCCGATTTGA